AACCGCTTTGCTATCGCGCCATGTCGAGACCGGCATGCAACCGACCTCTGCTCTACCGACAAAAAAGGGAAGCACTGGCTTCCCTTTTTAAATCTGGAGCGGGATAAGAGACTCGAACTCTCGACCTATACCTTGGCAAGGTATCGCTCTACCAACTGAGCTAATCCCGCATGTTTCCAACGTTTTGGTATCTCGTTGGAAGCCGAAATTATAGCGCAAAATTCTGCGCCTTTCGAACTTCGAATACTTTTTTGACTCAGTGCTTCACTGCATCTGGTGCCGTTGAACCAGGGCGTGCGGCTGCCGCGGCAATCTGCTCGGCGACCTCTTCTTCGGTCAAAGGCACGGGCAAACGCTCCAGCGCAATGGCCAGAACCTTGTCGATCCATTTCACAGGCAGGATTTCCAACCCCTCTTTGACGTTGTCGGGAATTTCGGCCAGATCTTTGACATTCTCTTCAGGGATGATCACCGTCTTGATGCCACCGCGAAGCGCCGCCAGCAGCTTCTCTTTCAAACCGCCAATGCCGGTTACCTCACCTCGCAACGTGATTTCACCGGTCATGGCCACGTCCGCCCGAATCGGAATACCTGTCAAGGCAGAAACCAGCGCCGTGGTCATCGCGGCGCCTGCACTCGGCCCATCTTTCGGTGTGGCGCCATCGGGCACGTGGATGTGGATGTCACGCTTGTTGAACACCTCATCCTTGATGCCCAATTCGCGGGAGCGGCTGCGCACAACCGTACGGGCTGCTTCAACCGACTCCTTCATCACGTCACCCAGCGAACCCGTGCGCGTGATGACACCCTTGCCCGGCATGGTCGCGACTTCGATGGTCAACAGGTCACCGCCCACCTCGGTCCAGGCCAGACCAACCACCTGGCCAACCTGATTCTTGGCTTCTGCCAGTCCAAAAGAGAACTTGCGAACGCCCAGAAATTCGTTGAGGTTCTCCGAGTCAATCACCAAAGTCGGTGTGTACTTCTTCAGCAGAAGCCCCTTGACCACCTTGCGGCAGATTTTGCCCAGTTCGCGCTCAAGGGAGCGCACTCCCGCCTCACGGGTGTAGTAGCGCACGATGTCGCGCACGGCCTCGTCCTTGACCTCCATTTCGCCATCCCGGATGCCGTTGTTCTTCAACTGCTTGGGCAACAAATAGCGAATGGCGATATTGGTCTTTTCTTCTTCTGTGTAACCAGACAGTCGAATGACTTCCATGCGGTCCAGCAGGGCCGGAGGAATGTTCATGGAGTTCGACGTGGCCACGAACATCACGTCGGACAAGTCAAAGTCGACCTCAACATAGTGATCGCCAAAGGTGTGGTTTTGCTCCGGGTCAAGGACCTCCAGCAAGGCGCTGGAAGGGTCGCCTCGAAAATCGGTGCCCAGTTTGTCGATCTCATCCAGGAGGAACAGTGGATTGCGTGTGCCAATCTTGCTCAGACTCTGCAGAACCTTGCCCGGCATTGCACCGATATAGGTGCGTCGATGGCCACGAATCTCAGCCTCATCACGCATGCCACCCAGGGCCATGCGAACGTACTTGCGTCCGGTTGCCTTGGCAACCGATTGCCCGAGCGAGGTTTTGCCAACACCAGGAGGGCCGACCAGGCACAGAATAGGCGCCTTGACCTTGTCTACGCGTTGCTGAACCGCAAGGTATTCAAGGATGCGGTCTTTGACCTTCTCAAGACCGTAGTGGTCCTCATTGAGAATCGACTCGGCCAGCGCCAAATCGTGTTTGATCTTGGTTTTCTTGCTCCAGGGCAGGCCGACCAGCGCGTCGATGTAGTTGCGCACCACCGTGGCCTCTGCCGACATGGGTGACATGAGCTTGAGCTTCTTGAACTCGGCTTCGGCCTTTTTGCGGGCTTCAGCTGGCATTTTTGCCAACTTGATCTTTTTCTCGATCTCTTCGATGTCAGCCCCCTCTTCCCCCTCGCCCAGCTCCTTCTGGATGGCCTTGACCTGCTCGTTCAGGTAGAAGTCGCGCTGGTTCTTTTCCATTTGCCGCTTGACGCGGCCGCGGATCTTTTTGTCGACATTGAGAATGTCGACTTCCCGCTCCAGCTGCTCAAAGAGATTTTCAAGGCGCTTGTTGATGGGGTCGAGATCCAGCACCACCTGTTTGGACTCGAGTTTCAATGGCAGGTGCGCAGCAATGGTGTCTGCCAAGCGGCCTGGATCGTCGATGCTCGATATCGAAGTGAGTATCTCTGAAGGAATCTTTTTGTTGAGTTTGACGTATTGGTCAAACTGCTGCATCACCGCCCGCCTCAGAGCCTCCAGCTCAGCCGATGGCACTGCAGCGATTTCCGCCTCTGCCTCT
This region of Hydrogenophaga crassostreae genomic DNA includes:
- the lon gene encoding endopeptidase La: MSGQTPLPNTPVDLPLLPLRDVVVFPHMVIPLFVGRPKSIKALEAAMEGERRIMLVAQKAAAKDEPSADDMFEMGCVATILQMLKLPDGTVKVLVEGVQRAKVLSISEGETHFEASVAPVEAEAEIAAVPSAELEALRRAVMQQFDQYVKLNKKIPSEILTSISSIDDPGRLADTIAAHLPLKLESKQVVLDLDPINKRLENLFEQLEREVDILNVDKKIRGRVKRQMEKNQRDFYLNEQVKAIQKELGEGEEGADIEEIEKKIKLAKMPAEARKKAEAEFKKLKLMSPMSAEATVVRNYIDALVGLPWSKKTKIKHDLALAESILNEDHYGLEKVKDRILEYLAVQQRVDKVKAPILCLVGPPGVGKTSLGQSVAKATGRKYVRMALGGMRDEAEIRGHRRTYIGAMPGKVLQSLSKIGTRNPLFLLDEIDKLGTDFRGDPSSALLEVLDPEQNHTFGDHYVEVDFDLSDVMFVATSNSMNIPPALLDRMEVIRLSGYTEEEKTNIAIRYLLPKQLKNNGIRDGEMEVKDEAVRDIVRYYTREAGVRSLERELGKICRKVVKGLLLKKYTPTLVIDSENLNEFLGVRKFSFGLAEAKNQVGQVVGLAWTEVGGDLLTIEVATMPGKGVITRTGSLGDVMKESVEAARTVVRSRSRELGIKDEVFNKRDIHIHVPDGATPKDGPSAGAAMTTALVSALTGIPIRADVAMTGEITLRGEVTGIGGLKEKLLAALRGGIKTVIIPEENVKDLAEIPDNVKEGLEILPVKWIDKVLAIALERLPVPLTEEEVAEQIAAAAARPGSTAPDAVKH